A single window of Paenibacillus sp. FSL H8-0537 DNA harbors:
- the sigF gene encoding RNA polymerase sporulation sigma factor SigF, producing the protein MDSGLKQTAQPYLDDAEVKRLIALSQSGDTLARDTLVGCNIRLVWSVVQRFINRGYEPDDLFQIGCIGLLKSVDKFDLSYDVKFSTYAVPMIIGEIQRFLRDDGTLKVSRSLKETANKVRKMKDELSKVLGRLPTISEVAERLGITPEDVVFAQEANKPPTSIHETVFENDGDPITLMDQIADDSQERWFDKLALTEAIEGLSERERLIVYLRYYRDKTQSEVASRLGISQVQVSRLEKKILQSIKDQIAL; encoded by the coding sequence ATGGATTCCGGGTTGAAACAAACGGCTCAGCCGTATTTGGATGATGCGGAAGTAAAGCGGCTTATTGCATTAAGCCAGTCTGGCGACACGTTGGCAAGGGACACGCTTGTAGGATGCAATATTCGTTTGGTATGGTCAGTCGTTCAACGTTTCATCAACCGCGGCTATGAGCCAGATGATCTGTTTCAGATCGGCTGTATCGGCCTGCTCAAGTCGGTTGACAAATTCGACCTTTCCTATGATGTGAAATTTTCCACCTATGCCGTGCCGATGATTATCGGTGAAATCCAGCGGTTTTTGCGCGATGACGGTACGCTTAAGGTTAGCCGCTCGCTCAAGGAAACGGCCAATAAGGTGCGCAAAATGAAAGACGAGCTATCCAAGGTGCTGGGAAGGCTGCCGACCATTAGCGAAGTGGCAGAACGACTGGGTATTACGCCAGAGGATGTCGTATTTGCGCAGGAAGCGAATAAGCCGCCAACCTCGATTCATGAGACGGTATTTGAAAATGACGGCGATCCCATTACGCTGATGGATCAAATTGCTGATGATTCCCAGGAGCGCTGGTTCGACAAGCTTGCGCTGACCGAGGCCATTGAAGGCCTCAGCGAGCGGGAGCGGCTCATCGTATATTTACGTTATTACCGGGATAAGACGCAGTCAGAAGTAGCGAGTCGTTTAGGCATTTCACAAGTACAGGTGTCGCGTCTGGAGAAAAAAATATTGCAGTCCATAAAAGATCAAATCGCCTTATAG
- the spoIIAB gene encoding anti-sigma F factor, producing the protein MMLTFSARSENEAFARVAVSAFVSQLDPTLGELNDLKTAISEAVTNAIIHGYDSDAAGKVTIEGYIEGDAVSLTVIDHGRGIEDLDLARQPLYTSKPELERSGMGFTIMENFMDRFEVVSELGGGTRVSMLKRIESKKALYN; encoded by the coding sequence ATGATGTTAACCTTCAGCGCCCGCTCAGAGAACGAGGCTTTCGCCCGCGTAGCGGTGTCAGCCTTCGTCTCCCAGCTCGATCCGACCCTGGGGGAGCTGAATGATTTAAAGACAGCAATCTCGGAAGCGGTAACCAATGCGATTATTCACGGCTATGATAGCGACGCAGCCGGCAAAGTGACGATAGAGGGTTATATTGAAGGAGACGCGGTTTCCTTGACGGTTATTGACCATGGACGCGGTATTGAAGATTTGGACTTGGCTCGCCAGCCGCTTTACACTTCCAAGCCGGAGCTTGAGCGCTCGGGCATGGGCTTTACGATTATGGAAAATTTTATGGACCGATTCGAGGTTGTCAGCGAGCTTGGCGGCGGTACGCGCGTAAGCATGCTGAAACGAATTGAATCGAAAAAAGCGCTATACAACTAG
- the spoIIAA gene encoding anti-sigma F factor antagonist has protein sequence MNLQAELEHYRNVLIVRLRGELDHHTADVVKVKMEDAILRGSSDHIILSLKDLQFMDSSGLGVILGRYKQVKARGGKMVVCAVSPSVHRLFEMSGLFKILEIHDNERMAISSLEVVS, from the coding sequence ATGAATTTGCAAGCTGAACTGGAGCATTATCGCAATGTGCTTATTGTACGTCTGCGCGGAGAGCTGGATCATCATACAGCCGACGTCGTAAAGGTCAAGATGGAGGATGCGATTTTACGCGGAAGCAGCGACCACATCATTCTCAGCTTGAAGGATTTGCAATTCATGGACAGCTCGGGGCTTGGCGTCATTCTGGGCAGGTATAAGCAGGTTAAGGCAAGAGGCGGGAAAATGGTTGTATGTGCCGTTAGTCCAAGCGTTCACCGGCTTTTTGAAATGTCGGGCTTGTTCAAAATTTTGGAGATTCATGATAATGAACGGATGGCGATTTCAAGTCTGGAGGTGGTATCGTGA
- a CDS encoding D-alanyl-D-alanine carboxypeptidase family protein — translation MPSLPAAEQSGSVEPHLAPSARSAILMDADSGTIIYEKNSHDQLPPASITKIMTMLLIMEALADGKLKLTDKVQTSEYASSMGGSQIFLEPGEEMSVDDMIKGIALASGNDASVAMAEKLGGTEEQFVAMMNEKAKQLGLKETHFANCNGLPSKDHYSSAHDIAVMSRELLGHTDITKYTGMYQDYLRKTSEKPFWLVNTNKLVRFYSGADGLKTGFTNEAKFCLSATARRDGLRVIAVVMGEPNTKTRNTEVSQMFDYAFAQYTTHPIFKEGDAMGKVHVEKGVVSELELVAPHAYSILLKKGANTSDIRYELKIDGSIKAPIAIGAPIGKLLVYQGDKLLKEFPVDAPQTIERAGWWKMLKRSFGGLFA, via the coding sequence ATGCCCTCGCTTCCAGCAGCGGAGCAGTCCGGAAGCGTGGAGCCTCATCTGGCGCCATCGGCCCGGTCTGCCATTCTTATGGACGCGGACAGCGGAACGATTATTTATGAGAAAAACAGCCACGATCAGCTGCCTCCGGCAAGCATCACTAAAATTATGACCATGCTGCTTATTATGGAAGCACTGGCTGACGGCAAGCTCAAGCTGACCGACAAGGTACAGACGAGCGAATATGCTTCCTCCATGGGCGGCTCGCAAATTTTTCTGGAGCCTGGAGAGGAAATGAGCGTGGATGACATGATTAAAGGAATCGCTCTGGCTTCCGGCAATGACGCTTCTGTTGCGATGGCAGAAAAGCTCGGAGGCACCGAGGAGCAATTCGTAGCAATGATGAACGAGAAAGCGAAGCAGCTCGGGCTGAAGGAAACCCATTTTGCCAATTGCAATGGCTTGCCTTCAAAGGATCATTATTCGTCAGCCCATGACATTGCGGTTATGTCCCGTGAACTGCTGGGGCATACGGATATTACGAAGTATACCGGCATGTATCAGGATTATTTGCGCAAAACGTCAGAGAAGCCATTCTGGCTCGTCAACACGAATAAGCTTGTACGGTTCTATAGCGGGGCAGACGGCCTGAAAACCGGATTTACGAATGAAGCCAAGTTTTGTTTATCGGCAACGGCAAGACGGGATGGGCTTCGCGTTATTGCGGTCGTGATGGGGGAGCCGAATACGAAGACGCGCAACACGGAAGTGTCGCAAATGTTTGATTATGCGTTTGCCCAATATACGACGCATCCGATTTTTAAAGAGGGCGATGCCATGGGCAAGGTGCATGTAGAGAAGGGCGTTGTGTCCGAGCTTGAGCTGGTCGCTCCCCATGCTTACAGCATACTGCTCAAAAAAGGGGCAAACACAAGCGATATCCGCTACGAGCTGAAAATCGACGGCTCGATTAAAGCTCCTATTGCAATTGGTGCGCCGATCGGCAAGTTGCTCGTGTATCAGGGAGATAAACTGCTTAAGGAATTCCCAGTTGATGCGCCGCAGACGATTGAACGGGCTGGCTGGTGGAAAATGCTGAAGCGCTCGTTTGGCGGATTGTTCGCTTAA
- a CDS encoding aspartyl-phosphate phosphatase Spo0E family protein: MDNQLLLEMEKLRDKMVETALIKQTFLNREVLRLSQSLDVLIVRAQEERRTVSSHK; this comes from the coding sequence ATGGACAACCAATTGCTCTTGGAGATGGAGAAGTTGCGCGATAAAATGGTTGAAACGGCGCTCATCAAGCAAACTTTTCTGAACCGGGAGGTACTGCGGCTAAGCCAATCGCTAGACGTTTTAATCGTTCGTGCGCAGGAAGAGCGACGGACCGTTTCCAGCCATAAATAA
- a CDS encoding purine-nucleoside phosphorylase — protein sequence MSVITAAQIKEAAAYIAGRTNLLPEVGLIMGSGLGVLGDHLENPVTIAYNDIPHFPVSTVEGHAGELLIGTLSGRPVLLMRGRFHMYEGYGPELTAFPVRVMKALGVSTLLVTNAAGGVNLAFESGNLMLISDHLNMTGKNPLIGPNDNELGVRFPDMSEAYSKRLRGIARELAASQGLALAEGVYAGLLGPTYETPAEIRMLRVLGADAVGMSTVAEVITARHAGIEVLGISCITNMAAGILDQPLNHEEVMETAERVKSEFLDLVKGLVPLI from the coding sequence ATGAGCGTAATTACAGCAGCACAAATTAAAGAAGCGGCAGCTTACATTGCCGGACGTACGAACTTGTTGCCAGAGGTCGGCCTTATTATGGGTTCTGGACTGGGCGTTCTCGGCGATCATTTGGAAAATCCAGTGACGATTGCGTACAACGATATTCCCCATTTCCCAGTGTCCACAGTGGAAGGCCATGCAGGCGAGCTGCTTATCGGTACCCTGTCAGGGCGGCCAGTGCTATTGATGCGGGGCCGCTTCCATATGTATGAGGGCTACGGCCCTGAGCTAACAGCATTTCCGGTGCGCGTAATGAAGGCGCTTGGCGTATCGACGCTGCTTGTGACCAATGCAGCTGGCGGCGTCAACCTTGCTTTTGAATCCGGCAATCTGATGCTGATTTCCGACCACCTGAACATGACAGGCAAAAACCCGCTAATTGGCCCTAATGATAACGAGCTGGGTGTTCGTTTTCCTGATATGTCGGAGGCTTACAGCAAGCGTCTGCGCGGTATTGCCCGTGAACTTGCGGCAAGCCAAGGGCTTGCACTTGCTGAAGGGGTATATGCCGGACTGCTCGGACCAACGTATGAAACACCAGCGGAAATTCGCATGCTGCGCGTTTTGGGGGCAGATGCTGTCGGAATGTCGACCGTTGCGGAAGTGATTACCGCAAGACATGCGGGAATTGAAGTTCTTGGCATTTCTTGTATTACGAATATGGCTGCGGGCATTCTGGATCAACCGCTTAATCACGAAGAGGTTATGGAGACGGCAGAGCGCGTGAAATCTGAGTTTTTAGACCTCGTAAAAGGTTTGGTCCCGCTCATTTAA